A single Verrucomicrobiota bacterium DNA region contains:
- the typA gene encoding translational GTPase TypA, with amino-acid sequence MDHIRNLAIIAHVDHGKTTLVDCLLKQSGTFRTNQAIYQDERIMDSMDLEREKGITIRAKNAAFKYKEYHINIVDTPGHADFGGEVERAMSMIDGVLLVVDATDGPQAQTRFVLRKALESGAKPIVVINKIDRENSNPKKVLDLVFDLFVSLHATDEQLDFPYVYASARDGYAKLDMSHPNTNMDALYDAIVKYVPPPRAFAGEGFQLLVSNLDYSDYLGRIAFGKVYSGKIKVAEPAVCIHGHGVKSNGKITAIYHFEGMKRIEVQEAHAGDIVGVAGFEDVFIGETIVDNTDRPGLPFRPIDPPTIQMQFAVNDGPLAGQDGQLVTARHIWERLVKEIRTNVALRIAQTDAPNIFNVAGRGEMQIAILVEQMRREGHEVLVSRPEVIWHKDKDGNLLEPIEKMFLEIPKESMGPIMENLSNRKADITHMDHHGDQVGIEAFIPMRGLIGFETDLVNTTRGMGVFSHLFHEYGPDRGEVISRKNGSLVSIENGVATAYALNMTQERGRLFVAPGDKVYEGMIVGENARDADIPVNPTKIKHLTNMRSKGDGVGIQLEPPLRMSLERALEYIGSDEYVEATPKNLRLRKKLLDEVARKRAAQGKGTRVIQD; translated from the coding sequence ATGGACCATATACGTAACTTAGCGATCATCGCGCACGTGGATCACGGTAAGACCACGTTGGTGGACTGTTTATTGAAGCAGTCCGGCACCTTTCGTACCAACCAGGCCATCTATCAGGATGAACGCATCATGGATTCCATGGATTTGGAACGGGAGAAAGGCATCACCATCCGCGCCAAGAACGCGGCGTTCAAGTACAAGGAGTACCACATCAATATTGTGGACACTCCCGGACACGCCGACTTCGGCGGCGAAGTGGAACGCGCCATGAGCATGATTGACGGGGTGCTGCTGGTGGTGGATGCCACGGACGGCCCGCAGGCGCAGACGCGGTTTGTGTTGCGCAAGGCCCTGGAGAGCGGTGCCAAGCCCATCGTCGTCATCAACAAGATTGACCGCGAGAATTCCAATCCCAAGAAGGTGCTGGACCTGGTGTTTGATTTGTTCGTCAGCCTGCACGCCACGGATGAGCAGTTGGACTTTCCGTATGTGTACGCCAGCGCGCGTGATGGTTACGCCAAGCTGGACATGAGCCATCCCAACACCAACATGGATGCGCTGTACGACGCCATCGTCAAGTATGTGCCGCCGCCCCGCGCGTTTGCCGGCGAGGGCTTCCAATTGCTGGTTTCCAACTTGGATTATTCGGATTATCTGGGCCGTATCGCCTTCGGCAAGGTTTATTCCGGCAAGATCAAGGTTGCGGAACCGGCGGTGTGCATTCACGGGCACGGGGTTAAGAGCAATGGTAAAATCACCGCCATTTACCACTTTGAAGGTATGAAGCGCATCGAGGTGCAGGAAGCCCATGCGGGTGATATTGTCGGGGTTGCGGGGTTTGAGGACGTGTTCATTGGGGAAACCATCGTGGATAACACGGATCGTCCGGGGTTGCCATTCCGCCCGATTGACCCGCCGACCATTCAAATGCAGTTTGCTGTCAATGACGGTCCGTTGGCCGGACAAGACGGTCAATTGGTCACTGCCCGTCACATCTGGGAGCGGTTGGTGAAGGAAATCCGCACGAACGTGGCGTTGCGCATTGCGCAGACGGACGCCCCCAATATTTTCAATGTGGCCGGACGCGGTGAAATGCAAATCGCCATCCTGGTGGAGCAGATGCGGCGCGAGGGCCATGAAGTGCTGGTCTCCCGTCCTGAAGTCATCTGGCACAAGGACAAGGACGGCAACCTGCTCGAACCCATCGAGAAGATGTTCCTGGAAATCCCCAAGGAATCCATGGGACCCATCATGGAGAATTTGTCCAACCGCAAGGCGGACATCACGCACATGGATCACCATGGCGATCAGGTGGGCATCGAAGCCTTCATTCCCATGCGCGGTTTGATCGGGTTTGAAACCGACCTCGTCAATACGACGCGCGGTATGGGTGTATTCAGCCATTTGTTCCACGAATACGGGCCGGATCGCGGCGAGGTCATCTCCCGCAAAAACGGTTCGCTGGTCAGCATCGAGAATGGCGTGGCGACCGCCTACGCACTGAACATGACCCAGGAACGCGGCCGCTTATTTGTCGCGCCCGGTGACAAGGTGTATGAGGGGATGATCGTCGGTGAAAACGCCCGGGATGCAGACATCCCCGTCAATCCGACCAAGATCAAGCATTTGACGAACATGCGTTCCAAGGGTGATGGCGTGGGCATCCAATTGGAGCCGCCGTTGCGCATGTCGCTCGAACGCGCACTGGAATACATTGGCTCTGACGAATACGTGGAGGCCACGCCCAAGAATCTGCGGTTGCGCAAGAAGCTCCTGGATGAAGTCGCGCGCAAGCGTGCCGCGCAGGGCAAAGGCACCCGCGTGATTCAGGATTAA
- the lysS gene encoding lysine--tRNA ligase: MDETNSLIEQRKAKLASLRAKGINPFANKFTPAETCAAARANYAENRAVALAGRITAHRDMGKSMFLDIKDQSGRIQAYAQKNVLGDEQFDIFKHLDLGDFIGVKGIMFTTHKGEITVKVESFTILAKALRPPPQLWYGLEDTELRYRQRYLDLIANDTVKHTFLLRSEILKEIRAFFHERGFVEVETPMMQAIPGGAAAAPFVTHHNALGCNFYLRIALELYLKRLLVGGIDRVFEIGRNFRNEGLSRKHNPEFTMLEAYQAYGDYETMMEITQTLISRIAQKVLGKLIIEHKDKDGNVIKTIDLTPAWRRARYKDLIREKAGNDWFELTPAQRRERAVSLGAEIGKEYEDFEVTGAVFEKLIEPTLIQPTFVTHLPKELVPLAKLSPDDPSTVEVFECCINGQEIAPAYSEQNDPIEQRERLEHQAGGEQQKLDEDFLAALEHGMPPAGGLGIGIDRLCMMLLGQESIRDVILFPQLKPK, from the coding sequence ATGGACGAGACCAATTCACTGATCGAACAGCGCAAGGCCAAGCTCGCCTCCCTGCGCGCCAAGGGCATCAACCCCTTCGCCAACAAGTTCACCCCGGCGGAAACCTGCGCCGCCGCCCGCGCCAACTACGCGGAGAACCGCGCTGTGGCCCTGGCCGGGCGCATCACCGCCCATCGCGACATGGGCAAGAGCATGTTTCTGGACATCAAGGACCAGAGCGGGCGCATTCAGGCCTACGCCCAGAAGAATGTGCTCGGCGATGAACAGTTTGACATCTTCAAGCACCTCGATCTCGGCGATTTCATCGGCGTCAAGGGCATCATGTTCACCACTCACAAGGGCGAGATCACCGTCAAGGTCGAGTCCTTCACCATTCTGGCCAAGGCCCTGCGCCCGCCGCCCCAGCTCTGGTACGGGCTGGAGGATACCGAACTGCGCTACCGCCAGCGCTACCTCGACCTGATCGCCAATGACACCGTCAAGCACACCTTCCTGCTCCGCAGCGAAATCCTGAAGGAAATCCGCGCCTTCTTCCACGAGCGCGGCTTCGTGGAAGTCGAGACGCCGATGATGCAGGCCATCCCGGGGGGCGCGGCCGCCGCGCCGTTCGTCACGCACCACAACGCGCTCGGCTGCAATTTCTACCTGCGCATCGCCCTGGAGCTTTACCTCAAGCGCCTGCTCGTGGGCGGCATTGACCGCGTCTTCGAGATCGGCCGCAACTTCCGCAACGAGGGCCTCTCCCGCAAGCATAATCCGGAATTCACCATGCTCGAAGCCTACCAGGCCTATGGCGACTACGAGACCATGATGGAAATCACCCAGACCCTTATCAGCCGCATCGCCCAGAAGGTCCTCGGCAAGCTCATCATCGAGCACAAGGACAAGGACGGCAACGTCATCAAGACCATTGACCTCACGCCCGCCTGGCGGCGCGCCAGGTACAAGGACCTCATCCGCGAAAAGGCCGGGAACGATTGGTTTGAACTCACCCCCGCGCAGCGCCGCGAGCGCGCCGTCTCCCTCGGCGCGGAGATCGGCAAGGAATATGAGGACTTTGAAGTCACCGGGGCCGTCTTTGAGAAGCTGATCGAGCCGACCCTCATCCAGCCGACCTTCGTCACCCATCTGCCCAAGGAACTCGTGCCGCTGGCCAAGCTTTCCCCGGACGATCCCTCCACCGTGGAAGTCTTTGAATGCTGCATCAACGGGCAGGAGATCGCCCCCGCCTACTCGGAGCAGAACGACCCCATCGAACAGCGCGAGCGCCTGGAACACCAGGCCGGCGGCGAACAGCAGAAACTCGACGAGGACTTCCTCGCCGCCCTGGAACACGGCATGCCGCCCGCCGGCGGTTTGGGCATCGGCATTGACCGCCTCTGCATGATGCTCCTGGGCCAGGAAAGCATCCGCGACGTCATCCTGTTCCCACAACTCAAGCCAAAATAA
- the miaB gene encoding tRNA (N6-isopentenyl adenosine(37)-C2)-methylthiotransferase MiaB: MPSVFIKTFGCQMNERDSEAVAAQLLAKGYTLTPSETDADVVLLNTCSVRDFAEQKALNKMQNVARENRRGKRTAVLGFMGCMAQSRGNSLIEKLPDVDLVLGTQKFHRAAEYVDDLLSGRRDKVVDTDEEAGSESRIREHLLEGGGKKAVTAYVSIMQGCNQLCTFCIVPSTRGLERSRPIADIVTECRELVAQGVKEITLLGQIVTSYGKREIPVADGKSGFVQLLEAVHAIEGLERIRFTAPHPKGYGDDLVEAYARLPKLMPSAHIPVQSGSNRVLKLMHRGYTRERFLEIIAKLRQVQPGVGVVTDIIVGFPGETEADFEETASLVRDAQFDQAYMFKYSPRKDTPAADMPDQLPQEVKDDRHQRLLELLNAQVKARYQRMVGQYTRILVEGPSKRNADRMMGRTPCNKILLFDGSDRFQGQLVDVQIVRAGAFTLYGDPAIVNLEPEPVPHGGAA; this comes from the coding sequence ATGCCCAGCGTCTTCATCAAAACCTTCGGGTGTCAGATGAACGAGCGCGACTCGGAAGCCGTCGCGGCGCAGCTTCTAGCCAAGGGTTATACCCTGACGCCCTCCGAGACGGACGCGGACGTCGTGCTGCTCAACACGTGCAGCGTGCGGGATTTTGCGGAGCAGAAGGCGCTCAACAAAATGCAGAACGTGGCGCGGGAGAACCGCCGCGGGAAGCGCACGGCCGTGCTGGGCTTCATGGGCTGCATGGCGCAAAGTCGGGGCAATAGCCTGATTGAAAAGCTGCCCGACGTGGACCTCGTCCTCGGTACCCAAAAATTCCATCGCGCCGCCGAATACGTGGATGACCTCCTCTCCGGACGCCGGGACAAGGTGGTGGATACCGACGAGGAAGCCGGCAGCGAGTCCCGCATCCGCGAGCACCTGCTCGAAGGCGGCGGCAAGAAGGCCGTCACCGCCTATGTCAGCATCATGCAAGGCTGCAACCAGCTTTGCACCTTCTGCATCGTCCCCTCCACCCGTGGCCTGGAACGCAGCCGCCCCATTGCCGACATCGTCACCGAGTGCCGCGAACTCGTGGCGCAGGGCGTCAAGGAAATCACCCTGCTCGGGCAGATCGTCACCAGCTATGGCAAGCGCGAGATTCCCGTGGCGGATGGCAAGTCCGGCTTCGTCCAGTTGCTGGAGGCCGTGCACGCCATCGAGGGGTTGGAGCGCATCCGCTTCACCGCGCCGCATCCCAAGGGGTACGGCGATGATCTGGTGGAGGCGTACGCGCGCCTGCCCAAGCTGATGCCCAGCGCCCATATCCCAGTGCAGAGCGGCAGCAACCGCGTCCTGAAACTGATGCATCGCGGCTATACCCGCGAGCGTTTCCTGGAAATCATTGCCAAGCTGCGCCAGGTGCAGCCAGGAGTGGGGGTGGTGACCGATATCATCGTTGGGTTCCCCGGTGAGACCGAGGCCGACTTCGAGGAGACCGCGTCGCTCGTCCGCGATGCGCAATTTGACCAGGCCTACATGTTCAAATACTCCCCGCGCAAAGACACGCCGGCGGCGGACATGCCCGATCAACTGCCCCAGGAGGTCAAGGATGATCGGCACCAACGCCTGCTCGAACTTCTGAATGCGCAGGTCAAAGCCCGCTACCAGCGGATGGTCGGGCAGTACACCCGGATCCTTGTCGAGGGCCCCAGCAAGCGCAACGCCGACCGCATGATGGGGCGTACGCCCTGCAATAAAATCCTCCTCTTTGATGGTTCAGACCGCTTCCAGGGCCAACTGGTGGATGTGCAGATTGTGCGTGCCGGTGCCTTCACACTTTATGGCGATCCGGCCATCGTAAACCTTGAACCGGAGCCGGTTCCCCATGGGGGCGCAGCTTGA